A region of Tepidimicrobium xylanilyticum DNA encodes the following proteins:
- a CDS encoding phage tail terminator family protein, which produces MKDEVRKAISRKINSFRDKDTKIYSETIEQGFQEPCFFVKEVNTSHERELGNRYKRDHLYDIHYFPNPNSPTKNADMRAMAEVLYEQMEYIEVAGRALRGYDMNHRIADGVLHFFVRYPIFVRKEIDPIPKMENLEIEGGLKDDK; this is translated from the coding sequence ATGAAAGATGAAGTCAGAAAAGCTATATCAAGAAAAATCAATAGCTTTAGAGATAAAGACACAAAGATATATAGCGAAACTATAGAGCAAGGTTTTCAAGAGCCTTGTTTTTTTGTTAAAGAAGTCAATACAAGCCATGAACGAGAATTAGGTAATAGATATAAAAGGGACCATCTATACGATATACATTATTTCCCTAACCCAAATAGTCCTACTAAAAATGCAGATATGAGAGCTATGGCAGAAGTTTTATATGAACAGATGGAGTATATAGAAGTGGCAGGAAGGGCACTTAGGGGCTATGACATGAATCACAGAATAGCAGATGGTGTATTGCATTTCTTTGTAAGGTACCCAATATTTGTAAGGAAGGAAATAGATCCGATACCAAAGATGGAGAATTTAGAGATTGAAGGAGGTTTAAAGGATGATAAGTAA
- a CDS encoding phage tail tube protein: MPFMRGEDAISGKLAKAYATIDGEVHEMLYLKNLEATVEKTKVEVPVLGKTGVQHKAGGWNGTGTATIYYATSKFRELMLEYIKTGRDIYFDILVENEDPTSSIGKQTVILKGVNLDSVVMAKVDVETETLDEEISFTFNDIDMPNKFRPLG; the protein is encoded by the coding sequence ATGCCTTTTATGAGAGGAGAAGACGCCATTAGTGGTAAACTAGCGAAAGCTTATGCCACTATAGACGGAGAAGTACATGAGATGTTATATTTGAAAAACCTTGAAGCAACAGTAGAAAAAACGAAAGTAGAAGTACCGGTATTAGGGAAGACTGGCGTACAACATAAAGCAGGCGGTTGGAATGGTACAGGCACAGCCACTATATATTATGCTACCAGTAAATTTAGGGAATTGATGCTAGAATATATCAAAACTGGCAGAGATATATACTTTGATATTTTAGTGGAGAATGAGGACCCGACTAGTAGTATAGGGAAACAAACAGTCATATTAAAAGGAGTAAACCTTGATAGTGTAGTAATGGCTAAGGTAGATGTAGAAACTGAAACACTAGACGAAGAAATAAGCTTTACATTTAATGATATAGATATGCCAAACAAATTTAGACCATTAGGGTAG
- a CDS encoding phage tail assembly chaperone, giving the protein MSNLSAFLAQNAIKIENEKHVISDRFLDENGNPIPWEIRALSEAENKAIRRACTKKIKDRGIVTTNTDYDEYMAKLIVECVVFPNLKDKELQESYGVVGAENLVRTMLTSGEYAKLLEIVQEVNGFDVGMEELVEEAKN; this is encoded by the coding sequence ATGAGCAATTTAAGTGCCTTTCTAGCACAAAACGCTATTAAAATAGAAAATGAAAAACATGTTATATCAGATAGATTCTTAGACGAAAACGGAAACCCGATACCATGGGAGATTAGGGCTTTGAGTGAAGCCGAAAACAAAGCAATCAGAAGAGCTTGTACTAAAAAAATCAAAGACAGAGGAATAGTAACTACTAATACAGACTACGACGAGTATATGGCTAAACTAATAGTTGAATGTGTTGTGTTTCCAAACCTAAAAGACAAAGAACTTCAAGAATCCTATGGAGTGGTAGGAGCTGAAAACTTAGTTAGGACTATGTTAACAAGTGGAGAATATGCTAAATTACTTGAAATAGTACAAGAGGTTAATGGCTTTGATGTTGGTATGGAAGAATTGGTTGAAGAAGCAAAAAACTAA
- a CDS encoding phage tail sheath family protein, which translates to MALGGGTFTVPNKILPGAYINFVSVARALGSLGERGIVAMPLEMDWGAENEVITIDAGEFQKEALNILGYSFADEKMKPLREVFKGASMVKLYRINTGGTKATATVGGLTVTAKFSGVRGNDIKIVVQANIDDETSFDVITYLGTTKVDTQTVSAVTELQDNNFVTFAKEGTLEATAGVPLTGGENGAATGESYSAFLDKIEAEDFTTLLYAGEDEVTKSLFDSFTKRLRDDEGVKITTVLFDYAKADYEGVISVKNNPELVYWVAGQTAGAAVNESLTNKVYDGEYEVNTKFKKREFEQAIQNGEFAFYQDGNDVRVLKDINTFTNFTPEKNQDFSSNRVIRVLDQIANDTARIFSDYYLGKVTNDDIGRELFKNELVNYHEQLLNIRAIENFSQEDIIVLPGLQKQDVIVNEVVQPTDSMEKLYMSIEVR; encoded by the coding sequence ATGGCTTTAGGTGGAGGTACATTCACAGTCCCAAACAAGATTCTACCCGGGGCGTATATAAATTTTGTGTCAGTCGCTAGGGCGTTAGGCAGCTTGGGAGAAAGAGGGATAGTCGCTATGCCTTTAGAGATGGACTGGGGAGCAGAGAATGAAGTTATAACTATAGATGCAGGAGAATTCCAGAAAGAAGCTTTAAACATATTAGGGTATAGTTTTGCAGATGAAAAGATGAAGCCCTTGAGAGAAGTGTTTAAAGGTGCTAGTATGGTTAAGCTATACAGAATTAATACTGGAGGAACAAAAGCTACTGCTACAGTTGGAGGACTAACTGTAACTGCTAAATTCTCCGGTGTTAGAGGAAACGATATAAAAATTGTAGTACAAGCCAATATTGATGATGAAACAAGCTTTGATGTAATTACTTATCTAGGAACAACTAAAGTAGATACTCAAACAGTTAGTGCTGTAACGGAGTTACAAGATAATAATTTTGTAACATTTGCTAAAGAAGGCACTCTAGAAGCAACTGCTGGTGTACCGCTGACAGGTGGAGAAAATGGAGCTGCTACAGGGGAAAGCTATAGTGCTTTCTTAGACAAAATAGAAGCAGAAGATTTTACTACTCTGCTATATGCTGGAGAAGATGAAGTAACTAAATCATTATTTGACAGCTTTACAAAGCGTTTAAGAGATGATGAAGGGGTTAAGATAACTACAGTATTGTTTGACTATGCAAAGGCTGATTACGAAGGCGTAATAAGTGTTAAAAACAATCCAGAGCTTGTCTATTGGGTAGCAGGACAAACAGCAGGGGCGGCAGTAAATGAATCTCTTACAAACAAGGTTTATGACGGAGAATATGAGGTAAACACTAAATTTAAGAAAAGAGAGTTTGAACAGGCTATCCAAAATGGAGAATTTGCCTTCTACCAAGATGGTAATGATGTAAGAGTATTGAAGGATATTAATACATTTACTAATTTTACACCAGAGAAAAATCAAGATTTCTCTAGCAATAGAGTGATAAGGGTACTAGACCAAATAGCAAATGATACAGCTAGAATATTTAGTGATTACTACCTTGGTAAAGTTACTAATGATGATATAGGCAGAGAGTTATTTAAGAATGAATTAGTAAATTATCATGAACAATTGCTTAATATTAGAGCAATAGAGAATTTTAGCCAAGAAGACATTATCGTCCTTCCAGGGCTACAAAAGCAAGATGTAATCGTGAATGAAGTAGTACAGCCCACCGACTCAATGGAAAAATTATATATGTCAATTGAGGTTAGATAG